A window of Marinobacter salarius contains these coding sequences:
- a CDS encoding AI-2E family transporter — MENGDKTKRDESGADNNSQNSQALIDAINMRSTSLITLTSIATLYFIDWAQAVLLPLVVAVLISYALEPLVATINRLRVPRPLAAAVVLILLIGIIAGASIPLKQEAMAMLDKIPVAIEQFQQNEASRPKDGESMMEKAQSAAKKIEATASPDQGNRDASRSGATPVRVVDDPLEIKDYVLQGSPAALVLISQCFSALLLVYFMLAIGSLYRRKIVKISGPSFARMRKAARIMNEFHRSVRQFLFVMFVGAVFVGVLTWLAFLALGVEQAGFWGVLAGVASAIPYLGPFLVLVGTGVAAFIQFGELEMSIVVAGTSLAITSVQGYLLTPWLTSHISSLNAVAIFIGLLFWGWLWGPVGLVVATPILMIVKSLCDHVVNLRPVGELLGK; from the coding sequence ATGGAGAACGGCGATAAGACAAAGCGTGATGAGTCGGGAGCAGACAACAACTCCCAGAACAGTCAGGCGCTGATCGATGCCATCAATATGCGCAGCACGTCGCTTATCACACTCACAAGTATCGCCACCCTTTATTTTATCGACTGGGCCCAGGCGGTTCTTTTGCCACTGGTGGTGGCCGTGTTAATCAGCTACGCCCTTGAACCCCTTGTCGCCACAATCAATCGGTTGAGAGTACCCCGTCCCTTGGCGGCGGCTGTGGTGTTGATTCTGCTTATAGGTATCATCGCCGGAGCCAGCATTCCCCTGAAGCAGGAAGCCATGGCTATGCTGGACAAGATACCGGTGGCCATCGAACAGTTTCAGCAGAATGAAGCCAGCCGCCCCAAGGACGGGGAAAGCATGATGGAAAAAGCGCAATCCGCCGCGAAGAAAATTGAGGCGACCGCCAGCCCCGATCAGGGTAACAGAGACGCATCGCGATCGGGTGCAACACCCGTGCGCGTGGTTGACGACCCTCTTGAGATCAAAGATTACGTACTTCAGGGTTCCCCGGCGGCGCTGGTGCTGATTTCCCAATGCTTCTCGGCATTATTGCTGGTGTATTTCATGCTCGCGATTGGCTCACTGTACAGACGCAAGATCGTCAAAATATCCGGCCCATCTTTTGCTCGAATGCGCAAAGCCGCCCGAATCATGAACGAGTTCCATCGCAGCGTACGGCAGTTCCTGTTTGTGATGTTTGTAGGTGCCGTATTCGTGGGCGTGCTGACCTGGCTGGCGTTCTTGGCATTGGGCGTTGAGCAGGCCGGTTTTTGGGGCGTTCTGGCCGGTGTCGCCAGTGCCATACCGTACCTGGGTCCGTTTCTGGTGCTCGTGGGCACGGGTGTGGCGGCCTTTATCCAGTTTGGCGAATTGGAGATGTCGATCGTCGTTGCCGGCACCTCGCTGGCCATCACCAGCGTTCAGGGCTATCTGCTGACGCCCTGGCTTACCAGCCATATTTCCAGCCTCAACGCGGTTGCCATTTTTATCGGCCTGCTGTTCTGGGGCTGGCTCTGGGGACCCGTAGGCCTCGTGGTTGCCACTCCAATCCTGATGATCGTCAAGTCATTGTGCGACCATGTCGTTAATTTACGCCCAGTCGGTGAGCTTCTTGGTAAATAG
- the nuoN gene encoding NADH-quinone oxidoreductase subunit NuoN has protein sequence MLTLANLVALIPLIVVGATAVIVMLGVAWQRHHGATALVSAIGLVLALACVPVASTALSSPPLMTMDGLALMGSVLVLLCALVTVALSHHYLTGYIGPKEEFYLLLLCAVTGALGLVASDHLATLFISLELLSMPLYGMLAYSFRAERSLEAGIKYLVLSAAATAFLLFGMALIYARTGHLDLAGLAAGLANTSDAWTLAGAVLMLVGLGFKLSIVPFHLWTPDVYQGGPAPATIFLATVSKLAVFVLLLRLVTVAPVFNSDWLNTLITLLALITMLGGNLLALFQSNLKRLLGYSSIAHFGYLMVAIVAGGALAVETVGVYLVTYLVTTLAAFGVVTQLSSPFSGEDAAGLHYYRGLFWRRPWLAAVMTVSFLSLAGIPLTAGFIGKFYVLALGVAENRWWLVGGIVAGSAIGLFYYLRVMVTLYLPEPGMRRMDATNDWGNRIGGLTLLVVAVLILVLGVYPSPMIQWVAGLSATAF, from the coding sequence ATGCTGACCCTGGCAAATCTGGTTGCACTCATACCACTGATCGTCGTTGGTGCCACCGCGGTGATCGTCATGCTTGGCGTAGCCTGGCAGCGGCACCATGGTGCCACAGCGTTGGTTTCGGCCATTGGGCTGGTATTGGCTCTGGCATGCGTGCCTGTGGCCTCCACAGCATTGTCATCGCCGCCACTGATGACTATGGATGGGCTGGCGTTAATGGGCAGCGTGCTGGTGCTGTTGTGTGCGCTGGTCACGGTCGCCCTGAGTCATCATTACCTGACCGGTTACATTGGCCCCAAGGAAGAGTTTTACCTGTTGCTCTTGTGTGCGGTGACCGGGGCACTGGGGCTGGTGGCCAGCGACCATCTGGCGACCTTGTTCATCAGCCTGGAACTGTTGTCGATGCCCCTCTACGGCATGTTGGCCTATAGCTTTCGGGCAGAACGGTCTCTGGAGGCCGGCATCAAGTATCTGGTTCTGTCTGCGGCCGCGACGGCGTTCCTGTTGTTTGGCATGGCTTTGATCTATGCCCGTACCGGGCATCTCGATCTGGCGGGCCTGGCGGCCGGGCTGGCAAACACCTCCGACGCATGGACGCTGGCCGGGGCTGTGCTGATGCTGGTGGGGCTTGGCTTCAAGCTCTCCATTGTTCCCTTTCATCTCTGGACGCCGGACGTTTACCAGGGTGGGCCTGCGCCGGCCACCATTTTCCTCGCCACGGTCAGCAAGTTGGCGGTGTTCGTGCTGTTGTTGCGTCTGGTGACCGTTGCGCCGGTGTTTAACAGCGACTGGTTGAACACGCTGATAACACTGTTGGCCCTGATCACCATGTTGGGAGGCAACCTGTTGGCGTTGTTCCAATCCAACTTGAAACGACTGCTTGGTTATTCCTCCATTGCCCATTTTGGCTACCTGATGGTGGCCATCGTTGCAGGTGGGGCACTGGCAGTAGAAACCGTGGGGGTTTATCTGGTGACCTACCTCGTCACCACACTGGCAGCCTTCGGCGTGGTTACCCAGCTGTCCAGCCCGTTCAGTGGTGAAGATGCAGCCGGACTGCATTATTACCGTGGGCTGTTCTGGCGCCGTCCATGGCTGGCAGCCGTGATGACCGTGAGCTTCCTGTCCCTGGCCGGCATCCCGCTCACTGCGGGGTTTATCGGCAAGTTCTATGTGTTGGCACTGGGGGTTGCCGAAAACCGCTGGTGGCTGGTGGGCGGTATCGTTGCAGGCAGCGCCATTGGCTTGTTCTACTACCTGAGGGTGATGGTGACCCTGTACCTGCCGGAACCCGGCATGCGCCGGATGGACGCCACCAACGACTGGGGCAACCGCATTGGTGGGCTGACGCTGCTGGTCGTGGCCGTGTTGATCCTGGTGCTGGGTGTTTATCCCTCGCCAATGATCCAGTGGGTGGCCGGGCTGTCGGCAACGGCTTTCTGA
- the nuoM gene encoding NADH-quinone oxidoreductase subunit M, with translation MILVWLILIPFVGGLLCWQADQWGDRAPRWIALATMLFVLVISLVLWVTGDFALPGEVTRHWLLEWRTSWIPRFGIEIHLAMDGLSLILVALTGFLGALAVLCSWHEIDHRVGFFHLNLLFILGGVVGVFLALDLFLFFLFWEMMLVPMYFLIALWGHSGSAGQTRIRAATRFFIYTQASGLLMLVAILSLVFVHYANTGELSFSYDTLLDTDVPEALAPWLMLGFFVAFAVKLPVVPFHGWLPDAHAQAPTAGSVDLAGILLKTAAYGILRFALPLFPEESQAFAPVAMTLGLVGIIYGAVLACGQQDIKRLIAYTSISHMGFVLIALYSGSELAIQGAIILMVAHAFSSAGLFILSGQLYERIHTRDMRIMGGLWGRIPVLPGFTLCFVAASLGMPATANFVGEFMVLFGTFPSAPVVVVIASVGLVLAAIYSLLLMQRVHYGPEYRQGALRGPDAREYGMMLVLLVLTVMVGLYPQPILDITAPIAGPAADLFEQAGAELASRAGEVN, from the coding sequence ATGATCCTTGTGTGGCTGATCCTGATCCCGTTTGTGGGTGGACTGCTGTGCTGGCAGGCGGACCAGTGGGGCGACAGGGCGCCTCGCTGGATAGCGCTGGCCACCATGTTGTTTGTACTGGTTATCAGCCTGGTGCTCTGGGTAACCGGTGATTTTGCGTTGCCGGGTGAGGTCACCAGGCATTGGCTGCTGGAATGGAGAACGTCCTGGATCCCGCGTTTTGGTATTGAGATTCATCTGGCGATGGACGGCCTGTCGCTGATCCTGGTGGCGTTGACCGGGTTCCTCGGCGCATTGGCTGTACTCTGTTCCTGGCACGAGATTGACCACCGTGTGGGCTTTTTCCACCTGAACCTGCTGTTCATCCTCGGTGGTGTTGTGGGCGTATTCCTGGCGCTGGACCTGTTCCTGTTCTTCCTGTTCTGGGAAATGATGCTGGTGCCGATGTACTTCCTGATTGCGCTCTGGGGGCACAGCGGCTCGGCGGGGCAGACCCGGATTCGAGCCGCTACCCGATTCTTCATCTACACCCAGGCAAGTGGCCTGCTCATGCTGGTGGCGATACTCTCACTGGTGTTCGTGCATTACGCCAACACCGGCGAACTGTCTTTCAGCTACGATACCTTGCTGGATACTGATGTCCCGGAGGCGCTGGCGCCGTGGCTGATGCTGGGCTTCTTCGTCGCCTTTGCCGTGAAGCTGCCGGTGGTGCCCTTCCACGGCTGGCTTCCGGATGCCCATGCCCAGGCGCCGACCGCCGGCAGTGTCGATCTGGCCGGTATCTTGTTGAAAACCGCCGCCTACGGCATCCTGCGGTTTGCGCTGCCGCTGTTCCCGGAAGAGTCCCAGGCGTTTGCGCCTGTCGCCATGACACTCGGGCTGGTGGGCATTATCTATGGCGCCGTCCTGGCTTGTGGTCAGCAGGACATCAAGCGCCTGATCGCCTATACCAGTATTTCCCACATGGGTTTCGTGCTGATTGCCTTGTATTCAGGCTCAGAACTGGCGATTCAAGGGGCGATCATCCTAATGGTGGCCCATGCCTTCTCCAGCGCCGGGCTGTTTATTCTCAGCGGCCAACTGTATGAGCGCATTCACACCCGTGACATGCGGATCATGGGCGGCTTATGGGGTCGAATTCCGGTGCTGCCCGGTTTTACCCTGTGTTTCGTCGCCGCCTCCCTGGGTATGCCTGCCACCGCCAATTTCGTGGGTGAATTCATGGTGCTGTTTGGCACCTTCCCCAGCGCGCCGGTCGTGGTGGTGATTGCCAGCGTGGGGCTGGTGCTGGCGGCGATATACTCCCTGCTGCTGATGCAGCGGGTGCATTATGGCCCGGAATACCGCCAGGGCGCCCTGAGAGGGCCGGACGCGAGAGAATACGGCATGATGTTGGTGCTGCTTGTACTGACGGTGATGGTGGGGCTCTATCCTCAGCCAATACTCGACATTACCGCCCCGATAGCGGGCCCGGCTGCCGATCTGTTTGAGCAAGCCGGGGCAGAACTGGCCAGCCGCGCAGGGGAGGTGAACTGA
- the nuoL gene encoding NADH-quinone oxidoreductase subunit L: MMAMAVILSFLLPLAGTLILAFSGGRLGALASSVVGVGSVGLAALATAWATMAHAGGSEGITLWTWIAVGDFQPTIGLAVDGLALVMMSVITGVGFLIHLFAAWYMTGEEGITRFYAWMNLFVFSMMLLVLGDNLLLLFLGWEGVGLCSYGLIGYYYQGSANGWAAFKAFVVTRIGDVFLALGLFLIFMELGTLDIQELLALAPQQWQEGSTTANLAALLVLGGALGKSAQVPLHTWLPDAMAGPTPVSALIHAATMVTAGVYLIARLNGLFLLAPDVLLLVGVIGAVSLLLAAFAALAQTDIKRVLAYSTMSQIGYMFVALGVGAFDAAIFHLVTHAFFKALLFLSAGAVIISCHHEQDMRRLGGLWRKLPVAYGGFLVGGAALVALPLVSAGFFSKDEILWQAMAADQTGLLIVGLLGAVLTGIYTVRLILGTFHGEPGSDHARHPEPGTNPLTHHLPLMVLAALSTFIGAWLYPGLGGLFPDAPGEAADTGHTLLQVLAMGAAIAGLLLAAWLFLWRRDWLAKQVGQGIGARLWTLWHHAWGFDALFDRVLVQPWQWMVKVLRVDLVNLVMNLPALLARALNAGLVKSQNGRVRSYALVMVLGATIILLALAVLPGGVA; encoded by the coding sequence ATGATGGCGATGGCAGTGATTCTTTCGTTCCTGTTGCCTCTGGCGGGCACGCTGATCCTGGCGTTTAGCGGCGGACGCTTGGGCGCATTGGCCAGTTCCGTAGTGGGCGTCGGTAGCGTGGGGCTGGCGGCGCTGGCCACGGCCTGGGCGACGATGGCTCATGCCGGCGGCAGTGAAGGGATAACCCTTTGGACCTGGATTGCGGTCGGGGATTTCCAGCCCACCATCGGCCTGGCAGTGGATGGCCTGGCGCTGGTGATGATGTCAGTGATTACCGGTGTGGGTTTCCTGATTCACCTCTTCGCCGCCTGGTACATGACCGGTGAGGAAGGCATTACCCGCTTCTACGCCTGGATGAACCTGTTTGTGTTCAGCATGATGCTGCTGGTGCTGGGAGACAACCTGCTGTTGTTGTTCCTCGGCTGGGAGGGTGTAGGCCTCTGCAGCTATGGCCTGATCGGCTATTACTACCAGGGCAGCGCCAATGGCTGGGCGGCTTTCAAGGCGTTCGTGGTGACACGCATTGGCGACGTGTTTCTGGCGCTGGGGCTGTTTCTGATCTTCATGGAGCTGGGCACACTCGATATCCAGGAGTTGCTGGCCCTGGCTCCGCAGCAGTGGCAGGAAGGCAGTACCACCGCCAACCTGGCGGCGTTACTGGTACTTGGTGGTGCCCTCGGCAAGTCGGCTCAGGTCCCACTGCATACCTGGTTGCCCGACGCCATGGCTGGCCCCACGCCGGTGTCTGCGCTGATCCACGCGGCGACCATGGTCACGGCGGGCGTGTACCTGATTGCCCGGCTCAATGGCCTGTTCCTGCTGGCCCCGGATGTGCTCCTGCTGGTCGGCGTGATCGGGGCGGTGTCTCTGCTGCTGGCGGCCTTTGCGGCTCTGGCCCAGACCGATATCAAGCGCGTGCTGGCCTACTCCACCATGAGCCAGATTGGCTACATGTTCGTGGCGTTGGGGGTAGGCGCGTTCGATGCTGCGATCTTCCATCTGGTGACCCACGCCTTCTTCAAGGCCCTGCTGTTCCTGTCTGCCGGGGCAGTGATCATCAGTTGCCACCACGAACAGGACATGCGGCGGCTCGGCGGGCTTTGGCGCAAGCTGCCCGTGGCTTATGGTGGCTTCCTCGTGGGCGGTGCGGCGCTGGTGGCATTGCCACTGGTGTCGGCTGGCTTTTTCAGCAAGGACGAAATCCTGTGGCAGGCAATGGCGGCTGACCAGACCGGCCTATTGATTGTTGGATTGCTGGGTGCGGTGTTGACCGGCATCTATACGGTTCGACTGATCCTCGGCACCTTCCATGGCGAGCCCGGAAGCGACCACGCCCGCCATCCGGAACCCGGCACCAACCCACTGACTCATCACCTCCCGCTGATGGTGCTGGCGGCGCTGTCCACCTTTATCGGCGCCTGGCTCTATCCTGGCCTTGGCGGACTCTTCCCGGACGCACCCGGAGAAGCAGCGGACACCGGCCATACCCTGCTGCAGGTACTTGCCATGGGTGCCGCTATCGCGGGTTTGCTGTTGGCAGCATGGCTGTTCCTTTGGCGGCGTGACTGGCTTGCAAAACAGGTCGGGCAGGGCATAGGCGCCCGCCTGTGGACACTCTGGCACCATGCGTGGGGTTTTGACGCCCTGTTTGACCGGGTGCTGGTGCAGCCCTGGCAGTGGATGGTAAAGGTTCTGAGGGTGGATCTGGTGAACCTGGTGATGAATCTGCCAGCGCTATTGGCGCGTGCGCTTAACGCCGGGCTGGTGAAAAGCCAGAACGGTCGCGTGCGCAGCTACGCCCTGGTGATGGTACTGGGCGCCACGATCATCCTGCTGGCTCTGGCGGTGTTGCCGGGAGGGGTAGCATGA
- the nuoK gene encoding NADH-quinone oxidoreductase subunit NuoK, giving the protein MTGIPMEHGLILAAILFSLGLLGLMLRRSMLFVLMSLEVMLNSAALAFVVGATAWNQPDGQAMFLLVITLAAAEASVGLALMIQLYQRFRSLNLDAVSRMRG; this is encoded by the coding sequence ATGACGGGAATTCCCATGGAGCATGGGCTGATCCTGGCCGCCATTCTGTTCAGCCTGGGGCTGCTGGGGCTGATGCTGCGCCGCAGCATGTTGTTTGTGCTGATGAGCCTGGAAGTCATGCTTAATTCGGCGGCGTTGGCATTTGTGGTGGGAGCGACAGCCTGGAACCAGCCCGATGGGCAGGCCATGTTCCTGCTGGTAATTACACTGGCGGCGGCGGAAGCCAGTGTTGGGCTGGCACTGATGATCCAGCTTTATCAGCGGTTCCGCTCCCTGAATCTGGATGCCGTTAGCAGGATGCGTGGATGA
- the nuoJ gene encoding NADH-quinone oxidoreductase subunit J: protein MELAFYVSGLVAVLATIGVITGTSPVHAVVYLIVSLIAVALVFFALGAPFAGALEIIVYAGAIMVLFVFVVMMLNLRSDAEREPSWRNPRHWAGPSLLTLLLLGALAALIGQGGIGQMIDGELLTARAVALTLFGPWLMVVELAAILLLAALVTASHVGRRSNPLRKQSSMDNRNQGGNS, encoded by the coding sequence ATGGAGCTGGCCTTCTATGTCAGTGGACTGGTGGCGGTGCTGGCGACCATTGGCGTGATCACTGGCACCAGCCCGGTTCATGCGGTGGTGTATCTGATTGTGTCGCTGATCGCCGTGGCACTGGTGTTCTTTGCCCTGGGGGCACCGTTTGCCGGCGCCCTGGAAATCATCGTGTATGCCGGGGCGATCATGGTGCTGTTTGTGTTCGTGGTGATGATGCTGAACCTGCGGTCGGATGCGGAGCGGGAACCGTCCTGGCGGAATCCTCGCCATTGGGCAGGGCCGTCGTTGCTAACGTTGCTGCTTCTGGGTGCCCTGGCGGCCCTGATCGGTCAGGGTGGCATCGGGCAGATGATCGATGGTGAGCTGCTGACCGCACGAGCCGTGGCCCTGACCCTGTTCGGGCCCTGGTTGATGGTGGTGGAGCTGGCCGCCATTCTCCTGCTGGCGGCCCTGGTGACAGCGTCCCATGTGGGGCGGCGCTCAAACCCCCTGCGAAAGCAGAGCTCAATGGACAACCGCAACCAGGGAGGCAACTCATGA
- the nuoI gene encoding NADH-quinone oxidoreductase subunit NuoI: MIKHMLWLLPATWSQLRTLGMVFMHSFRKRETVNYPEQQVYLPPRYRGRIVLTRDPDGEERCVACNLCAVACPVDCISLQKGEQEDGRWYPEFFRINFSRCIFCGMCEEACPTSAIQLTPDFEMGEYDRQQLVYEKEDLLINGPGKDHDYHFYKVAGMAIGGKDKGQAQNEEAPEDVRTLLP; the protein is encoded by the coding sequence ATCATCAAACACATGCTCTGGCTGTTGCCGGCCACCTGGTCGCAATTGCGCACCCTGGGCATGGTGTTCATGCACAGTTTTCGCAAGCGGGAGACAGTGAACTACCCGGAACAACAGGTCTATCTGCCACCGCGCTACCGCGGCCGCATTGTGCTGACCCGCGATCCGGACGGCGAAGAGCGTTGCGTGGCCTGCAACCTGTGTGCGGTGGCCTGCCCGGTGGACTGCATCTCGCTGCAGAAGGGAGAGCAGGAAGACGGCCGCTGGTACCCGGAGTTCTTCCGCATCAACTTCTCCCGCTGCATCTTCTGTGGCATGTGCGAGGAAGCCTGCCCGACGTCGGCCATCCAGCTGACGCCGGACTTCGAGATGGGCGAGTATGATCGCCAGCAACTGGTGTACGAAAAAGAGGATCTGCTGATCAATGGTCCCGGTAAAGACCATGACTACCACTTCTACAAGGTAGCGGGCATGGCCATCGGTGGTAAGGACAAGGGCCAGGCCCAGAACGAGGAGGCGCCTGAGGATGTGCGCACGTTGTTACCCTGA
- the nuoH gene encoding NADH-quinone oxidoreductase subunit NuoH: protein MSWWTPQLAAIAWGMFQALVILLGAVLLGAVLTIVERRLLGLWQDRYGPNRVGPFGTLQLVADMIKIFFKEDWIPPFADRPLFVLAPVIAFASLLLSFVIIPITPGWGVADMHVGLLFFLAMAGVNVYAVLLGGWSSGNKYALLGAMRATAQTLSYEVFMGLSLMGVVAMAGSFNLRDIVNAQEGFWFIIPQFFGFATFLIAGIAVTHRHPFDQPEAEQELADGYHIEYSGMKFGLFFIGEYVGMVLVSALIVTLFFGGWHGPWLPPILWFALKTGFFLMLFILLRASLPRPRYDRVMSFGWKVCLPLTLINLLATGAVMLLVAE from the coding sequence ATGAGCTGGTGGACTCCGCAACTGGCTGCCATTGCCTGGGGGATGTTCCAGGCCCTGGTGATCCTGCTGGGCGCCGTGCTGCTGGGTGCAGTACTCACGATTGTGGAGCGCCGCCTGCTTGGGCTCTGGCAAGACCGTTACGGGCCCAATCGGGTCGGGCCGTTTGGCACGCTGCAACTGGTGGCGGACATGATCAAGATCTTCTTCAAGGAAGACTGGATACCGCCATTCGCCGACCGGCCGCTGTTCGTCCTGGCGCCGGTGATTGCCTTTGCCTCATTGCTGCTGTCGTTTGTCATTATCCCGATCACCCCCGGTTGGGGCGTGGCGGACATGCACGTTGGCCTGCTGTTTTTCCTGGCCATGGCTGGGGTCAACGTATACGCGGTGTTGCTCGGGGGCTGGTCCAGCGGCAACAAATACGCGCTGCTGGGCGCCATGCGCGCCACGGCCCAGACGCTGTCCTACGAAGTGTTCATGGGGTTGTCGCTGATGGGTGTGGTGGCCATGGCCGGGTCGTTCAACCTGCGGGACATCGTCAACGCCCAGGAAGGTTTCTGGTTCATCATTCCCCAGTTCTTCGGTTTTGCCACCTTCCTGATCGCCGGTATAGCCGTCACTCACCGCCACCCGTTCGACCAGCCGGAAGCGGAACAGGAACTGGCCGACGGGTACCACATTGAATATTCCGGCATGAAATTCGGCCTGTTTTTCATCGGCGAATACGTGGGCATGGTGCTGGTGTCGGCGCTGATCGTCACGCTGTTCTTTGGCGGCTGGCACGGCCCGTGGCTGCCGCCAATCCTGTGGTTTGCGCTGAAGACAGGCTTTTTCCTGATGCTGTTTATCCTGCTGCGGGCATCGCTGCCCCGGCCCCGATACGACCGGGTGATGAGTTTTGGCTGGAAGGTGTGCCTACCGCTGACACTAATCAACTTACTGGCGACGGGGGCGGTGATGCTCCTGGTGGCTGAATAA